CGTGCCTGCGCATCGCGGAGCGCGGCCTTCAGCGCGTCCACCGAGGCGGGCTGGAGGAACTCCGACGGGTGGGCCACCACCGCGCCGGACCAGTTGCGCCACGTCTTCGTCTTCACGGACGCCATGCCGTCAACCCCACTCGCCCCGGTAGGTCGGGACTTCATCCACCACGCGGCCCCCGGAGATGAGCAGGAGCGTGCGGAAGTGTTCGCAGACCTCGCCCGCCTTCGCGTGCCGGAAGAACACGGGCGCGCCCAGCGGCAGGGGCACCGGCCCCGAGTACGCGATGGGCGTCTGCACCTCGCCCGCGCCCTCCAGGGGCAGGAGCTTCGCGCCCTCGGGAAGGTACGGCGTGGGCAGCTTGTCCGCGCCCGCCGCGCCGGAGGCCACGTAGCCGCCGCCCTGCAACGTGAACAGGCCCGGCCCGGGACGGCGCGTGACGGGGATGGCGAAGGCCACCGCGGGCTGGTGGTGGAAGCCCCGGTAGCCGTCGAAGAGCGCGGGCGAATACAGGCCGCTGCCCGCGGTGAGTTCGGTGACGCTCGCGTCCTCGCGCGTGGTCTCCAGGCTGCCGGTGCCGCCGCCGTTCACGAAGCGCACCGGGAAGCCCGCGTCCTTCAGCGCCGCCACCACCGACTGCCTCCGCGTGCGCACCGGCCCCACGGAGGCCCGCTTGAGCGCGCGGATGGCCAGGTTCTTCGCCCCCGCGTGCGGCGCCGCGTCCGGCACGCCCGCGAGCTGCGCCTCGTAGCCCATGACGCCCGCGAGGAACACGTCCCCTTCCTGGGCGATGCTCCGCGCCACCGCCAGCGCGTCCCCGGGCGTGCGCACCGGGGAGCGGTGCACGCCGAAGCGCAGCCCCGGCAGGTCCACCGACAGGTCCACGTCCAGGCACAGGGGCACGCGCGCGCCCTGACGCCGCGCCGCCCGGGCCGCGAGCGCGACGTGCTCCTGGCAGTCCACCATCAGCGTCACGGGCGCTGGAGGCCGACACAGCTCCGCCAGGGCCTCCGGATCCACGATGGGGTAGCCCATGAGCAGGTCCGTAAAGCCCCGCTCGCGCAGCCGCACGGCCTCGTCGGCGCTGAAGCACATGAGGCCCTGGAAGCCGGGATGCCCGTCGAGCACCCGCCGCAGCAGCGCCACGCACCGCACCGACTTCGTGGCCAGCCGCACCGGCCGCCCTCCCGCGCGCCGCACCAGCGCGGCCGCGTTCTCCTCCAGCAGGTCCAGGTCCGCGAAGGCCAGCGGCAACCGCCGCCCCTCCAGGGCCCGGGCGTAATAGGCATGGTCACGCATCACGTAGGGCCTCCCCCTTCCGGGCGCGGGCAGGCGGTCATCATCGCCGCCCCAGCTCACCCCTGGGACAACCTGACACGGATGCGTGGGATGTCGGACAGGCACCGGGGCCAGGGAGGGGTCGGCGGAAAAAGGGGCAGCGCGCCGACATCCCTGGGGGGACGCCGGCGCGCGCACACACGGTTTCTTCGACTCCAGGTCGGCCCACCCCCCCGGAAGGGCACGGAGCGGCATCGTGCCCCCCACCGAAAGGCATTTCTATTGAGGAAATCACGCGAGTCCCAAACGACTCGGTAGGCCCGGAAGCAAGTCTCACCTGGACAGGAGGAAGGACTGTGGATTCCACTTCCGACCTCACAAGTCTTCCAATTGCCTCCAACGGATATACTAAGGAAATCGTGATTGATTTGATTTCCGAGGACCAACACCTCCTGAAGGAGTTGGAGGGCCTGCTGGGGGCCGTGGAGCCCGGCTCCGAGGCCCTGCCCGCGGTCCTCGCGGCCCTCCGGGACGCCCTGCGCGCGGAGCGGACGGCGGCCTATGGGGTGGATGTCGGCCCCGACCGCTACCACACCACCTTCCTCCACGGCGTGGGCTTCGTCGAACCGCCACCGGTGTTGGCGGAGCTGTTCGACGCGTCGCTGCCGCCGGCGGGGAGCCGGTTCGGCTACTTCGACCCGGCGCGGCCACCGCCGGCCCAGCGCAACCAGCCGGTGCGCTTCTCCCCGCTGGGGCTGACGGAGACGCTGCGGGCCCTGCCCCTGGCCGGGGAGGGCACGCTGTGGGAGCGGCTGGGGCTGAGCGAGCAGGAGTGGGAGCAGGCCCGGACCCAGCTCGCCGCGCACTCCATGAACCTGTACCGACGTCTGGGATTGGAGCACATGGCCCAGATGCGGGTGCTGGTGTGCGAGGGCGAGACGATGCTCGGCTGGGTGGGGGCCTTCCGTCCCGAGCCCTTCACCGAGCGGGAGCAGCGGCTGCTGCACGCGCTGACCCCGGCCATCCAGCGGCGGATGGCCATGGACCGCAAGCTGCGGGAGGCGGGGCTCCTGGGTTCGGCCCTGGGGGCGGCGCTGGAGGTGCTGGGGCGTCCCGCCTGGGTGGTGACGTTCAGCGGCCGGGTGATGCACACCAACAAGGCGGGGCGGGCCCGGCTGGAGCAGGACGTCCAGGGGGTGACGGCGCAGGTGCGCGACTGCATCCGGAGCCCTCCGGGGACGGGCCCCCTGTTCTCCTCCGGCCCGCTGCGCACGACGGGGCTGCCGGACCACTACCTGGTGCTGGATCCGGGGCCGCCCACGGAGCCGGCCTCCAAGTTGCCGGTGCTGGCCCAGCGCTGGGGGCTCACCGCGCGCGAGGCGCAGGTGCTGGAGCACGTGGTGCAGGGGGAGACGAACAGGGCCATCGCCCTGCACCTGGGCTGCGCCGAGCGCACGGTGGAGGTGCACGTCACGCACCTCCTGAACAAGGCCCAGGTGGAGAGCCGCTCCGCGCTCATCTCCCGCTTCTTCCAGTCCTGACGCGAAGCCCGCCCCCTCCGGTGGGGCGTCGCGCGGGGCATGGCTAGGATGGGGGGATGGATGAAGCGCTTCTGAAGAAGGCGTGGGCCCGCGCCGACGCGGCCGTGGCGAAGGGCCCGCACGCAATCCCCGCGGACGGGCGCCACCGCACGCGGCGCGTGGTGATGGGGGATCCGCAGGCGGACTTCGAGCGGGTGATGTCCATCCTGTCGCTGCACGGGTTGCTGGGCGGGGACGGCGGCCTGCGCCCGGACGTGTGCCTGGTGTCCGTGGGCGACCACTTCGACTGGGGTCCCGCGTCCGAGCGCGAGCGCGTGGCCCGGAGCGGTCTGGCCCTGGTGGCGTGGCTCGCGTCGCACCCGGCGGACCAGGCGGTGCTGCTGCTGGGCAACCACGACCTGGGGCGCGTGGGGGAGCTGGCGGACTTCACCGATGCGACCTTCCATGCCGCGCAGGTGGAGGCGGACGGGCTCTACCGGGGCGACGACACGGACCCGGCGGCCGAGCGGGCCTTCCTCGCGCGCTGGCCGGGACTGCCGAGCGTGGAGCTGGCGGCGCGGGACTTCAGCGCCTGGACCGAGGAGCAGCGCGCGTGGGTGGAGCACCTGCTGCGGGCCCGGCGGTTCCGCGTGGCGCACGCGGCGGCGGAGTCGTTGCTCGTGCTGCACGCGGGCGTCACGCACGAGGACCTGGACGTGGTGGGGCTCGCGCACGGGCGCCGGGCGGATGCGCACGCGGTGGCGGACGCGCTCAACGGGGTGATGGACCGGGCAGTGGCGGCGTGGACGGGCGGGCCGCTGGTGCTGCCGGGCCTGCACCATCCGGGCAACGCGACGTCGGGGGAAGGGACGGGCATCTTCTACCAGCGGCCCAGCCTCCAGGCGGAGGACGCGGAGCGCGTACGAGGGACGCCCCGGCGGCGGTTCGACCCCCGGAGGCTGCCCCTGGGGCTGACGCAGGTGGTGGGCCACACGCGCGACAAGCGGGTCCGGGAGCTGGTGTCCCCCGGCCCCGTGCGGGACGGCGTGCTGCGCCACCTGGTGACGGACGGGACGCGCGTGGACTACGCGCACGGCCCGCCGCCCACGACGGGGGCGGGGGAGGCGGTGATGGTCTTCACCGACGGCGCCATGCGCGAGGGCAAGGCGGAGGACTTCCAGTTGTTCGACCTGGAGGCGCGGCGCGCGGTGCCGTAGTCGCCCTGGGAGCTACGGCGTGGCGCCCGGGGCCGCGGCGGGGCCCTTGAGGCCGGCGAGCTTCTTCTCCAGCCCCTCCATCTGACGCGCCGACACCTGCGCCGCGGGCAGCGTCCGGGCGAAGGTGAGCGCCTCCTCCAGCGTCTTCACCGCCGAGGCCGTGTCCTTGCGGGCCACATGGATGTCCGCGCGGCCGGAAAGGACGGACAGCCGCCGGGCGCCCTGCACGCGCGCCAGGGCCCGGTCGTTCGCGGCGAGCGCGTCCTCCAGCCGCCCCGTCAGCCGGTACAGCGTCGCGAGCCGCGCGGGCGGGTTGTAGTCCTGGGGCAGGTCGCGCTCGCTCTGCTCCAGCGCGGGGATGGCCCGCTGGGGCTGCTCCAGCGTCATCGCCGCGAGCATGCGGTGCGAATCAAAGACGGTGCGCGCCTCGGGGTTGGGGGCCTTCGCGGCCTCGGCCTCCAGGAACGCGAGCCACTCCTGCGCCACCTGCTTCGCGCCCGCGGTGTCCTGGTCC
The DNA window shown above is from Corallococcus soli and carries:
- a CDS encoding amino acid deaminase/aldolase — protein: MRDHAYYARALEGRRLPLAFADLDLLEENAAALVRRAGGRPVRLATKSVRCVALLRRVLDGHPGFQGLMCFSADEAVRLRERGFTDLLMGYPIVDPEALAELCRPPAPVTLMVDCQEHVALAARAARRQGARVPLCLDVDLSVDLPGLRFGVHRSPVRTPGDALAVARSIAQEGDVFLAGVMGYEAQLAGVPDAAPHAGAKNLAIRALKRASVGPVRTRRQSVVAALKDAGFPVRFVNGGGTGSLETTREDASVTELTAGSGLYSPALFDGYRGFHHQPAVAFAIPVTRRPGPGLFTLQGGGYVASGAAGADKLPTPYLPEGAKLLPLEGAGEVQTPIAYSGPVPLPLGAPVFFRHAKAGEVCEHFRTLLLISGGRVVDEVPTYRGEWG
- a CDS encoding LuxR family transcriptional regulator; this translates as MIDLISEDQHLLKELEGLLGAVEPGSEALPAVLAALRDALRAERTAAYGVDVGPDRYHTTFLHGVGFVEPPPVLAELFDASLPPAGSRFGYFDPARPPPAQRNQPVRFSPLGLTETLRALPLAGEGTLWERLGLSEQEWEQARTQLAAHSMNLYRRLGLEHMAQMRVLVCEGETMLGWVGAFRPEPFTEREQRLLHALTPAIQRRMAMDRKLREAGLLGSALGAALEVLGRPAWVVTFSGRVMHTNKAGRARLEQDVQGVTAQVRDCIRSPPGTGPLFSSGPLRTTGLPDHYLVLDPGPPTEPASKLPVLAQRWGLTAREAQVLEHVVQGETNRAIALHLGCAERTVEVHVTHLLNKAQVESRSALISRFFQS
- a CDS encoding metallophosphoesterase, which produces MDEALLKKAWARADAAVAKGPHAIPADGRHRTRRVVMGDPQADFERVMSILSLHGLLGGDGGLRPDVCLVSVGDHFDWGPASERERVARSGLALVAWLASHPADQAVLLLGNHDLGRVGELADFTDATFHAAQVEADGLYRGDDTDPAAERAFLARWPGLPSVELAARDFSAWTEEQRAWVEHLLRARRFRVAHAAAESLLVLHAGVTHEDLDVVGLAHGRRADAHAVADALNGVMDRAVAAWTGGPLVLPGLHHPGNATSGEGTGIFYQRPSLQAEDAERVRGTPRRRFDPRRLPLGLTQVVGHTRDKRVRELVSPGPVRDGVLRHLVTDGTRVDYAHGPPPTTGAGEAVMVFTDGAMREGKAEDFQLFDLEARRAVP